Part of the Myxococcales bacterium genome, CGAACAATACGTTGAAGGATCCTTACGTTTTCGATTTTTTCGGCATCGGCGAGGACGCCGCCGAAAGGGAGTTGCATCGGGGATTGGTGGCTCATTTGCAGAAGTTTTTACTGGAGTTGGGCCTTGGTTTCGCCTTCGTCGGCAGTCAGGCGCATCTTGGAGATGGGCGGCGGAGCGGATATTTCCAGATGTTTCGGTCGCCGTTTGCCACGATCCGGCCGATTTGCCTATAATCCAGGCGA contains:
- a CDS encoding DUF1016 domain-containing protein, with the translated sequence MQIETDLFHRQGRATSNFKRTLPPPQSDLANNTLKDPYVFDFFGIGEDAAERELHRGLVAHLQKFLLELGLGFAFVGSQAHLGDGRRSGYFQMFRSPFATIRPICL